From the Candidatus Bathyarchaeota archaeon genome, one window contains:
- a CDS encoding Gfo/Idh/MocA family oxidoreductase, translating into MMGDVERRMDKIPTVGVGMLGYAFMGKAHSNAYKKIPYIFWPPPAIPKLIAICGRDRLRVSGAAERYGYTRYYTDWRDLVKDPEVEIFDNGAPNRLHAEPCIAAAERGKHVICEKPMALTAEEAENMLRAVERSNVKHMVAFNYRFVPAIQVAKKLIDDGVIGRVYHFHGRYLQEWLIDPQFPITWRTVKTESGSGVLGDLGSHLVDLAHYLVGDITSVTAITKTFIEDRPIPGDDVRMGRVDVDDAFECIVEFRNGAVGHISASRVCSGRKNYQHIEVYGDGGSIVFNLERLNELDVNLRGRDLPELEPSFHKTLITESNHPYLRYWWPHGHIIGWEHSIIHEIYHFIDSIVYDKPISPPGATFEDGYRCNIVLDAIAESARRGEKTSVNYRI; encoded by the coding sequence ATGATGGGTGATGTGGAAAGGAGGATGGACAAGATACCCACGGTGGGTGTTGGTATGCTCGGATATGCTTTCATGGGGAAGGCCCATAGCAACGCTTACAAGAAGATACCCTACATCTTCTGGCCTCCACCGGCGATTCCGAAGCTCATCGCTATCTGCGGGAGGGATCGATTGAGAGTATCTGGGGCTGCTGAACGTTACGGCTACACCAGATACTACACTGACTGGAGAGACCTAGTCAAGGATCCTGAGGTTGAGATATTTGATAACGGGGCTCCAAATAGGTTACACGCTGAGCCTTGCATAGCCGCCGCTGAGCGTGGAAAGCACGTTATCTGCGAGAAACCCATGGCCTTGACTGCTGAGGAGGCTGAGAATATGTTGAGGGCGGTGGAGAGATCGAATGTCAAACATATGGTTGCATTCAATTACAGGTTCGTACCTGCAATTCAAGTGGCCAAGAAACTGATAGATGACGGTGTGATAGGCAGAGTATACCACTTCCATGGAAGGTACCTACAAGAATGGTTGATCGACCCCCAGTTCCCCATCACATGGAGAACAGTGAAGACGGAATCTGGATCAGGTGTCCTGGGAGATTTGGGATCCCACCTAGTGGATCTAGCTCACTATCTCGTAGGCGACATCACCTCGGTCACAGCAATCACCAAGACATTCATAGAGGATAGACCCATACCTGGGGATGATGTTAGGATGGGAAGAGTTGATGTCGACGACGCCTTCGAATGTATCGTAGAATTCAGAAATGGGGCGGTTGGGCATATATCTGCATCCAGAGTATGCAGCGGAAGGAAGAACTATCAACACATCGAAGTCTACGGTGATGGTGGAAGCATAGTATTCAACCTTGAGAGGCTGAACGAGCTCGACGTCAACTTGAGGGGGCGCGACCTACCGGAACTTGAGCCGAGCTTCCATAAGACCTTGATAACCGAGTCCAACCATCCATATTTGAGATACTGGTGGCCCCACGGCCACATAATAGGTTGGGAACACTCGATAATCCATGAAATATACCATTTCATAGATTCAATAGTCTATGATAAACCCATTAGCCCTCCAGGAGCCACATTCGAGGACGGTTACAGATGCAACATAGTCCTGGATGCCATAGCAGAATCTGCAAGAAGGGGCGAGAAGACCTCTGTGAATTACCGCATATAG